The sequence tatccttcatgtgggaacaaatgatacggctagattctcactggaaagtattaagggagactatgttaggctggggaggacgcttaaggaaattgaggctcaggtgatctttagtgggattttgcctgttcctagagaagggcaacaaaggtgtgacaagattatgactatcaatagatggcttaggcagtggtgctataaggagggctttgggatgtatggccattgggaggcattcatggatagaggacagttctctcgggatggacttcatctgagtagggaaggaaatagacttctaggatggaggctggcacaactgattaagagagctttaaactaggaatttgggggagatggttgggagatgtccaggtaatctccacgccagaatttagcatagagtggaaagaaaatgaagtaagagtggatacagctgtaggtaggaggaagggcagtgtagatacaagtctaataggttatactggtagtaaaataaccgtgcctaatagggtacagaatgtgagtgaggccaaacagcaaaaattaagatgtttgtacactaatgcaaggagcctaggtaacaaaatggaggaactagagttactggtgcaggaagtgaaaccagatattataggtataacagagacctggtggaatagtagtcatgactgggctacaggtattgaagggtatgtgctgtttaggaaagaccgaaataaaggtaaaggtggtggagtagcactgtatatcaatgatgagatagaatgtaaagaaataagaagcgatgaaatggatatgactgagtctgtctgggcaataattaaattggggaagaaaactattagagcctcccctgggatagtgcttggggtgtgctatagaccgccgggatctaatttggatatggatagagccctttttaatgtttttaataaagtaaatactaatggaaactgtgtgatcatgggagactttaacttcccagatatagactggaggatgagtgctagtaataataatagggctcagattttcctagatgcgatagctgatggattccttcaacaagtagttgctgaaccgactagaggggatgccattttagatctggtcttggcgagtaatgaggatctcatagaggaaatggttgtaggggataatcttggctcaagtgatcatgagctaattcagttcaaactgaatggaaggattaacaaaaataaatctgcaactagggtttttgatttcaaaagggctgactttcaaaaattaaggaaattagttagggaagtggattggactgaagaatttatgggtttaaaggtagaggaggcctgggattattttaaattaaagctgcagaagctatcggaagcctgcatcccaagaaaggggaaaaaattcataggcaggagttgtagaccaagctggatgagcaagcatcttagagaggtaattaagaaaaagcagaaagcatatagggagtggaagaagggagggatcagtaaggaaagctaccttattgaggtcagaatatgtagggataaagtgagacaggctaaaagtcaagtagagttggaccttgcaaagggaattaaaaccaatagtaaaaggttctatagtcatataaataggaagaaaacaaagaaagaagaagtgggaccgctaaaaactgaggatggagtggaggtcaaggataatctaggcatggcccaatatctaaacaaatactttgcctcagtctttaataagactaaagaggatcttagggataatggtagcatgataaatgggaatgaggatatggaggtagacatcaccatatctgaggtagaagcgaaactcaaacagcttaatgggactaaatcggggggcccagataatcttcatccaagaatattaaaagaattggcacaagaaattgcaagcccattagcaagaatttttaatgaatctgtaaactcaggggttgtaccgtatgattggagaattgctaacatagttcctatttttaagaaagggaaaaaaagtgatccaagtaattataggcctgttagtttgacatctgtagtatgcaaggtcttggaaaaaattttgaaggagaaggtagttaaggacattgaagtcaatggtaaatgggacaaaatacaacatggttttacaaaaggtagatcgtgccaaaccaacctgatttccttctttgagagagtaacagattttttagataaaggaaacgcagtggatctaatttatttagattttagtaaggcgtttgaaactgtgccacatggggaattattagttaaattggataagatgggcatcaataggaaaattgaaaggtggatagggaattggttaaaggggagactacaacgggtcctactgaaaggtgaactgtcaagttggagggaggttaccagtggagttcctcaaggatcagttttgggaccaatcttatttaatctttttattactgacctgggcacaaaaagtgggagtgtgctaataaagtttgcagatgatacaaagctgggaggtattgctaatttagagaaggacagggataccctacaggaggatctggatgaccttgtaaactggagtaataggaataggatgaaatttaatagtgagaagtgtaaggtcatgcatttagggattaataacaagaattttagttataagctagggacgcatcaactagaagtaacggaggaggaaaaggaccttggagtattggttgatcataggttgactatgagctgccaatgtgatatggctgtgaaaaaagctaatgtggtcttgggatgcatcaggagaggtatttccagtagggataaggaggttttagtaccgttatataaggcactggtgagacctcacctggaatactgtgtgcagttctggtctcccatgtttaagaaggatgaattcaaactggaacaggtacagagaagggctactaggatgatccgaggttcaagggctactaggatgatccgatgatcttgtcttatgaaaggagactcagggagcttggcttgtttagcctaactaaaagaaggttgaggggagatatgattgctctctataaatatatcagagggataaataccagagagggagaggaattatttaaactccataccaatgtggacacaagaacaaatggatataaactggccactaggaaatttagattagaaattagacgaaggtttctaaccatcagaggagtgaagttttggaatagccttccgagggaagtagtgggggcaaaagatctatcttgctttaagattaaactcgataagtttatggaggagatggtatgatgggataacatggttttggtaattaaatattcatggtaaataggcccaatggcctgtgatgggtttttagatggggtaagatccaagttacccgggaaagaattttctgtagtatctggctgatgaatcttgcccatatgctcagggtttagctgatacccatatttggggtcgggaaggaattttcctccagggcagattggaaggccctggaggtttttcgccttcctctgtagcatgggtcacttgctggaggattctctgctccttgaggtcttcaaactacaatttgaggacttcaatagcacagatataggtgtgaggtcttttttaggagtggtgggtgaaattctgtggcctgcattgtgcaggaggtcagactagatgatcataatggtcccttctgacctaaatatctatgaatctatgaaactcaacaatctcatggtcactgcctcccaggttcccatccacttttgcttcccctactaattcttcccagtttgtgagcagcagttgaagaacagctctgcccctagttggtttctccagcacttgcaccaggaaattgtcccctaccctttccaaaaacttcctggattgtctgtgcacctctgtattgctcttccagcagatatcagggtgattgaagtctcccatgagaaccagggcttgcgatctagtaacttctgtgagttgccggaagaaagcctcatccacctcatccccctggtccgtggtctatagcagactgccaccaggacatcacccttgttgctcatgcttctaaacttaatccagagactctcaggtttttctgcagtttcataccaaagctctgagcagtcatattgctctcttacatacaatgcaactcccccaccttttctgccctgcctgtcctttcccGTTCTCcatgcttgtttcccaggcttcttgcatttgtgtataggaacttgagataacttgctgtttgtcctgctttcttactatgaggcaggagccctcctcttCTGcattctcctgctcgtgcttcctcccggtatcccataATAATCTTACacgcagtcagattcaaaacatagagaatccctctaggcaaaaccttaagttacaaaaagacactaaaaccggaatacacatttcctccagcacagcgaatttacaagccaaaataaagaaaacctaaagcactgtctagctagattacttcctaactttacaggagttggagggcttgcatccttgatctgatcccagcaaaggtatcacacagacagacagacaaaagccttttccccacctccagatctgaaagtgtcttgtcccctcattggtcatttggggtcaggtgccagccaggttaccttagcttcttaaccctttacagggaaaaggactttgcctccggtcaggagggattttatagcactgtatacagaaaggtggttaccctcccctttatatttatgacaccacttAATAACAGCTAGCTGACACTCTGATCCCAAGGGTACTATTCTACTGTCTAGAGGTAGTCTATCCTTGAAACTGAATGGGAATCTATTAACATTTCTTTGTCAGGGTTTTACATGCAATAGCTCCAAGGTTTCACTCTGTGAATCGCTTTCAGAAAAATCCTGAAAAGACATCTAACAATGCGGGATGTAACTCAGAGCCCTAAAGTCTCTGCTGAGAATCTGAGACCCTGTGATACTTATTCAGTTCTCTTTGGTGCTTTAAGGGGTGTTTCCTTGCTTGTGAGGAGTAAAATATGGAGCAAGGAATTTGGTCACCCTCCTTGGTAGCTCTGCCTAAACTGCACAAGGTGAATTGCCAGCGCTGGTCATCAGTGACAGGCCTGGCTGCCTCCTTCATGCACCCACTCCAGACCCATCCACTGTATGGATGAAATTTTTGTTGCTAGCAAGGTTTTAGGTATAAGGTGGAAATGAGGCTTCCACCAATTCTGGCCTGCAACTGTCCCTGTTGGCACAATTTCCTCTGCCCACTCAGCATGTGTGTGGCTCTTTTGTGGGGGGATTGTGCGTTTGGCTGGGGTATGTTGTGAGGTTCCCAGTGCTCGGGACAAGACACACAGGAACAAAGGTGGGAATTGTGGAGCGACTTGACACCTTTTCGAGGTTCTGATGCTTTAATGACGTTAAGAGCCATGTTGGACACTGATTCCAAGTTCTGAAGACCAAAACTCCAGTTGGGCTCATTCGATGTGCTTCAGTGAGCTGGACCGATTGTCTAGAAGGCACACGTTGTGTGCTCTTgacagatgtttggctgcatgtgtatGTTCTTTCTTTGTGCTGTACTGACTTTGGCCAGATAGGCCATACAGCCAGCTCAGACCGATCTTCCCGATAAATCTACAGACTTGGCTCGCAGAGAAGGAATTGGCTCAGATTTATTGTCAACGAAGCGCGGTCCTAAATATTCTGGCTCAACCAGTACAGGTACACTAATACACGTATGCCCATTGCAATGGACTGGCTCAGTTAGTGTCAGGACTCTCCACCATCTCTTAGGCAAGACAAAGACACGTCCTCTGAGATACTTTTTATACCccagtacaaacaagttacatattgctTCTGAAGTACCAGGATGTCATCCTCTGACATACCCAGGGACCGCACATTACCTTTcacatgttggtttgatcaaaacatctctatccactATTCTCAAGATGGAACAGAGTGTTCTTGTTCTCATTGAGGAATGTGTTTTGTGAAGAGGTTTTCTAGTACCAgatttctggaatgtgtttgtgtctgtATTCTTATACGTAACTACTTCGGAGCATGtctttctgcaatatcagccctgttcttgccagattctgtgagtgATCCTCTTGCTCACACTTAACTTTGTCTTATAGGTGCAGGCCTCACACCAGGCCTCTGCtacaagggcttatgtttcaggccctcttcctatCACATGTGCCACAATCCCagttccaatttaaaaaaagaaaaacctctgaaGTCTTTAGTGCTTCTATTTGCAAAGGAACTTGCCTCATCCTGAGCCAAATAGTACAGGTATAGCATTGTACCTAGACTGCCGAGCACCCAACTCACATACCCCATTTATATCATTATGCTTTTTGCATTCAGTTGTTTGCAGGGAGCCTGAGACAATAGCTGTGCCTCTGTGTATCCTATCAGGGTGTTACCATGGTAGCTCAGTGAAGATCTTTGATAAAGTGACCTCGTGAGCTattccacttttaaaaatggctagGGGAGGGAGTTTGTATCATGAAGATATCCACAAGATACTGCAATTGGCACCCCCAAGCTCTAGAGAAAGGCATCAGAGCCCAAAGATattaggtggcagggcccttcttccaaGCATCCACCCTCACTTTGGGTTCATGTCACCGCCCCCCGTGTCTGACCTTCAAGACCCTCCTGTCAGGCCACGTTTCCCTGTCCTGGGGTCTCATTCCATTGCCCCACCTTATTCTCCCCAGCTACATATTTTTCTCGGGTGCAGTGTTACTTGTGCCATAGTTGGCATCCACTATACTGGCTCTGGCCCCGGAGTTCCCCACTCTAGCTCTGCTCTGGCTCCTTTTAGCACATCTGGTCTGTGCTGCCCCATCTTCCAGTTCTAGTCAGCTCCAGCTATAGCCCATGAGCTCTGCCTTAGGGCCTGCTTCTCTGGCACTTCTGCATCTGGCTGGCATTGCCAGATTTCCACTGCATTAGTAGATCAAAGTCACTTAAAAACTCACCTGAAAGTAACCCAATCTATTTCTTGAAACAAACTTATTTATATTAACACATTTCTCtgtacataaaataataaatgaaagttTTGTTACATACCTACTACagatttgattaaaaacaaaaaagctacAAGCCTGAGCAGGATTTTGTCCACATTAGCAACACACCTATGAGACGACAATTCAGTCAAAATCAGAACTCCAGTACTGGTGCTTGCATGCCGACTGATGGACGGCAGGTGATTCAAACCAAACATGGCAAATGGTAGCATTAAACAGAGCCCAGAAGTAGCCcaaataatttgtaatgaaaaaacaGCAATTGCATAATTATATTGTTTACTTCTAATTCCATTCAGTGACGGTAGTCAATGTCCACATTTTGCATTGAATTAGTTTGTTACAGTCTGTCTGTGGTTTATCCCCCAGGTTTCCTGAAAGATTAGAAGTAAAGAAAATCAGGTATGTTTCAGTCACCGGATTATGGTAAAATTGATAAAGAAGTTGAGCATTTTAGTTTCTTACTTTTCTCTTCAAATTGCAGCTTCTGTTCATCAAACTGATAAAGATCCTTGTTCACACAGGGACTAAGGGAAAGCTACCTGGTAGTGTCAGAGCCACGGAAAGGCCGAGGGACAGGCTGTGTGGGGGTTGCGTGCTGGTGGTGACAAAAAAAGAGGTCAACCGTTGGTCCGAGAGAGGGAACTCAGCAATGGAGAGAGCTGTGCTTGGTGATGGAGTGATAAGATGTTTGGTGTGAGGAACTTCTCAGACTGAACTTCCACAATGCTGAGCTCAGCCAAACTGAGACAGAGCACCCTTGATTAAGGAGGAGATAGCCTTTCCCCTCTTGTCACAAGGGTTTAAAATCAGTGGCCCAGGCGATCACCATCTGCAGGTGTATTTGCCCAATTTCTCACGAAGCTCTTTGGTTTTGACCCCATAAATGATAGGGTTGAGCATAGGAGGGATGAGAAGATAGAGGTCAGCAAAGATGATGTGAACGTGCGGAGCAATGTCCTTTACAAAACGTTGTGTTAGGTGGTAGAAGAGGCTGGGAGTATAATATGTCAGCATCACGCAGACATGGGCTATGCAGGTGTTGAGGGCTTTATGGTgggctctgttggaggagattgTGAGGACGGCCTTGAGGATCAGACCATAAGACAGGGCAATGAGCGTCAGGTCTAGACCGATGACTAGAAACAGTATCACCAAGCCATATATGCTGTTCACTGTGATGTCCCCACATGATATCTTTGCCACAGCTATAGGTtcgcagtgtgtgtgggggacaaTGCGGTTTTCACAGAATTGCAGCCTGGTCAGGAGCAAGGGCAGAGGCAGAACAAAGAGAATGGATTTGATCAAACCTAGAAGCCCTAGTTTAGCTACTCGTCCTTTAGTGAGGATGGTGGTGTATCTCAGAGGGTTACAAATGGCAACATAGCGATCAAAGGCCATTGTCATGAGGATAGTTGAGTGCATAACGGTAACCATGGGAAGGAAGAACGACTGAGTGAGGCAGCCAGCCACAGTAATGGTtttcaaattgaaccaaaatatgcACAGTGCTTTTGGCACAACGGACGTAGAGGTGGTGATCTCTGTCAGcgccagcatgcagagcagcaggtaCATTGGCTTTTGCAGCGTCAGCTCTTTGCTTACAACATACAGAAGCATGAAATTTTCCAAGAGGCCAATAACGTAGAACATTGCAAAAGGGATGGAAATCCAGACATGGGCAGCTTCCAGGCCAGGGATGCCCATTAAGATGAATGTTGAAGGGTCATAGGGCGTGAGGTTGAAAGCTGCCATGAATTTCTCAGTATGTCGATTGGGCTCAGAAATGTTCAAGGTGCCTGTGAAGAGAGAGAAGCACAGCGAGGGGGGTTACACACTTTATAAGAAATAGTAAGgtaaatattttatagttattAATAGTCAAGAAAGGGGGGTGAGAACTGAGGTGCCAAAATTTATAGATGACATAATTATTATTCGGATTATACTCAAGTCTATAGAAGTCCTCAGATGGAGCAAACCAAGCCATGTGACACCCTGCTTTCAGTGCAAGCATGGAGAGAAACTCAGCAAAACACTCGAATCCAGGAGGAGTGGGATTGGGAAATCATAAAGAAAATACAATCACATGAGATCAGCCAGTCAAGTTTCACCCTTCTCTGGACTCCTCTGTGTCATACTGTGCACGCTTCTCACACAGGATATTGCAGAAATAGGGGGTTCTCGGAAGGGCAACGAGAATGATCAAGGGTCAGGGGAAACTGGCATATGGAGAGAGGTTGTAAAGCCTTGGATTGTTGCCTTACAAAGGAGATGAATAAAAAGGAACATGAGGAAAGTCTATAAAATACTGACTGGTAGAGAGCTGAGCGAGAATgtgtctccctgtctcataaAACAAGATCAAGTAgacattcaattaaattgaaaTATGGCAAAATCAAAATAGATAGATAAAGAATGCTTTCTTCACTCAGTGCCTAAACAGACTGAGGAACTCCTTACTACAAGAGGTAGTTGAGGATATGAGATAAGCAAGAAGCAGGAAGAGTTTGGACATTTCCATGGATAGTGAGACTTTCCAGTGACAATAGTTAGacctaaataaatatttttgaaagcctATACAGCCATGTGTTTCAAAGCAAAAGTGAATCTTTAGTTGTTAGGCGTTAGGGTAACAGCCTCTTGATGGTCAATTCATCCCACCCAATCCACCTACTACTGCATTTTTTACACCTTCTGCAGTATGTGGGGCTGTCACTGTTGGAGACAAGAAACTGGACTTGATTGACCATAGATCTGACTCACAAGACCATATCTATGTTCACGAGGAGCCAAGTGTCCACCATGGAAACAGACGTTATCATGCTGGGCTATGACCTTGTGCTCAACAGAATGGGCATGAAGGGCACAAGGGTCATAGTATTTAGGGATacagtgtgacattgcactctatatgattttatgaaaatatgctgatgagtgtgaatataaggTAACTacaatatgcttcatgcaaaaggtctcttgtaaggtatcattacaaagtttatactCTAATGAGTGTGGTCATTGTATttttataaatgtatcactcttgtatctgcaACTAGAAAtgtgaaatataactctgagggcctattgtaatgaggcaaagtgtgggccattaatggtggtttggaatcttgatggctcccattaaccaggacaactgactgtggatggctctgtttgcaggcaggccttcctgtgagtcaggctccgaggaatgaaggcttgggggtctcacaggaaatgtgaccatgtcacctggtattgaaatccatcttaaacctggtgcttttccatttagaaggaggggtggggacccagggaGAAAAAAGATTCCAGCCTTGTGCCACAgccatataagggggtggaacagaaaaaAGGGGACTGCAGTCATGACAAATCcactagttaccacctgagctagaacaaggactgtaccaggggaaagggtTGCGCCCAGtctagaaaggcatccaatctgagaaagaaacttattgaaacatctgtgagggtgagattttatctgtattagGCATAGGcatgcgtgttttgttttattttgcttggtaattctctttgttctgtctgttactactttagacatagtaaaacagatttatttggggtttagacgCCATTGGGATTTGGGCATCTGAGGGTCAAAGATAGgtacacttcttaagctgctttcagtttagcctacagctgttaggggacgtggttcagacctgggtttgGGGtagcagcaggctagcgggtctggttcaaaccaggcagggagctgaagtcccaagctggcagggcaggaaagcaggagcagaattaGTCTTGGCACaccagttggcagccccaagggggtttctgtggtCCAACCCGTCACATACAGGTCTGAACAGCTGTTACTTTCCTTGTGTCTTTTGGTGAGACACTTTTTTGCAGGCACCCAGCTTCGCCTGAGACATAATTTGCAGGTGATAACTGACAAATGTAAGCAGAGACTTTCATCTGCCTACCCTTTTCATGCCTGAATATTGATGAGATTTGAcgatgacaaaaaaaaaatggaggatggtaaataatgaagaggatagttCAGTGTTtgagagcaatctggattggttTGTCAACTGGGTCGAAGCAAATAATACATGTTCTAATAAAGCTATGTTGATATAttaatctaggaacaaagaatgtaggtgaTGCTAACATGATTGGGGATTATCTTGAGAAACACAATGATTCTAAGAAGATTTTGGGGTGAAAAAGGATAATtagctaaacatgagctcccagtgtgacactgtgctCAAAACAGCCCATGTGATCCTGGGATGATAAAGAGGGGGGTATCAAGGTAAGGGAGcaaagttattttacctctgtatttggcactcatGTGACAGCTGCTGGAATCCTCTGTCCAGTTCTCGTGTCCACTATTAAGGATGGCTGTTGATACACTATAGAAGATTCAGAGAAGAATCACAAGAATTagtaaaagattagaaaacctgtcttatactgatagactcaaagatctcaatctatttagtgCAACAATGATGGTTTTGGGATGATTTGCTAACAGTCTGCAAGTACCAGGactgggaacaaatatttaataataggcttttGAGCCTAACATACAGAAATGTAAAATGATAcgatgtctggaagttgaagttaaagaaattctgactggaaataaggcacgcatttgagagtaattaaccactggaacaatttactatgGTTCTCAGTGGTTCTTCATCACTGAGGAAGTTTAAATCTAATTTGGAAGTTTCtctacaagatctgctctaggaataatCTTGGGGAAATTTTCAggcctgtattatacagacaagaagatcacaatagtccctactcaccttggaatctatgaacatgTCCCCATAGGTCAGCTGATGGCATTTTGCCTGCAAGTTAATGCCTGAAATTACTGaaggcatttttttctatttgtgaCCATGCTGAATTTAGCCCCATGCAGACAAATGGTCATTAGACTGCAATGCCTTGGAAGTGTTACGCTGGTTGAATATTTGATGAGGCTGTGGgatcccatgaggcactgcatggATGAATGTTTTAGGTGAGAATAATTATGACTTGAGCCACAAAATCTCTGCACTGAGGAATAAATGTACAACCCTTGCTATTAATGACTAAGAGGGGTGGCTGGCAAATGGTCCCAGAGCATCCTTTCTTTACTGTCTCTGTCCAAGTGGCGCACTTTTTCAGTCAGCCTTCAGGGGCTCCTGCACATGACAGCTGCATTGATCTAGGCCCTCACATTTCCCATAGTTACCGCTCTCATTATGTAACGTGGATACTTCTCAAATTGCCAGTTGTTCCCGTGTGGCAGTTTTTGAAGCACCCTGCAGTGAGTATGGGTGTAACAAGAGAAGCTCTACAGGTGTGATTAGAggcccctcacccccagcaggGGAGAAGTTGTGGGGAGCATGGGGCGGCTCAGAGGTTGTGGGAGCCAAGGAGGGCTGGGGAGCACGGAGAAGACACTGGTGACcagtgttacgaattacacctgagaggacacgcacacaactgctgcgaattatacctggtaggacacgcacacaactgctacAAATTACAcatggtaggacacgcacacaaatgctgtgaattacacctgataggacatgcacagtttgaatctaggctgaggcacataaacaaagtccacaactgaagagttcccaaaagacactaagtttattaccctggagcgtggtgcccccctgctagccaggaggggaccctgaatacagattatacaaaggttatatactttttagcaaagcatgttgccctcgtgcatcggaaaccttagccaataaacaaacccttgtcttatctaccacctatccctgcttggtgcattcctcatgctataccagtatgttaattacacaacatggtcctaaagccatgcatcagtaacctttattatcaggatgggaggcctcacatcaaggccaagagacagggagttagagactgacaaaaatcagatactgggagtcaaggcaggctggagacaaggaggaggattttcacagggattcagtatctaaggatcactcctcctggtgtatgatgtgctggcatttaaacaatggtgggccccaaaccaaaatggagtcatatgtgctaacttttccttaacatcagCGTGCTGTTGGAATCGGCACACTTGGAATTGGAGCTGGGGAAGCAGatacatttggggggggggaatcagagTCTGATGGGAGATTGGTCCAACTGAAGAACAAAGATCAGTCACTTCACCAGTAGAAAGATCAATTGAAGTTACATAATTAACGT is a genomic window of Lepidochelys kempii isolate rLepKem1 chromosome 1, rLepKem1.hap2, whole genome shotgun sequence containing:
- the LOC140905561 gene encoding olfactory receptor 52N2-like, encoding MAAFNLTPYDPSTFILMGIPGLEAAHVWISIPFAMFYVIGLLENFMLLYVVSKELTLQKPMYLLLCMLALTEITTSTSVVPKALCIFWFNLKTITVAGCLTQSFFLPMVTVMHSTILMTMAFDRYVAICNPLRYTTILTKGRVAKLGLLGLIKSILFVLPLPLLLTRLQFCENRIVPHTHCEPIAVAKISCGDITVNSIYGLVILFLVIGLDLTLIALSYGLILKAVLTISSNRAHHKALNTCIAHVCVMLTYYTPSLFYHLTQRFVKDIAPHVHIIFADLYLLIPPMLNPIIYGVKTKELREKLGKYTCRW